A genomic region of Gossypium hirsutum isolate 1008001.06 chromosome D01, Gossypium_hirsutum_v2.1, whole genome shotgun sequence contains the following coding sequences:
- the LOC107961672 gene encoding probable serine/threonine-protein kinase PBL28, with amino-acid sequence MPFGLVSAWNKRRRSKPQDHTDPWIYKPVEYWQIEDQTSRPSKRRHGSSVFTLKEMEVATCSFSDENLLGKGGFGRVYKGSLRSGEVVAIKKMELPSFKEAEGEHEFRVEVDIFSRLDHPNLVSLIGYCADGKHRFLVYEYMQKGNLQDHLNGIGETKMDWPSRLKLALGAARGLAYLHSSSAVGIPIVHRDFKSTNVLLNANFEAKISDFGLAKLLPEGQETSVTARFLGTFGYFDPEYTSTGKLTLQSDVYAFGVVLLELLTGRRAVDINQGPNYQNLVLQVRHILNDRKKLLKLIDPDMGRNSYTIESIAMFTKLASRCVRVESGDRPSMPECVKELQLVFCTNVKGRGLGFRMG; translated from the exons ATGCCTTTCGGTTTAGTCTCAGCATGGAACAAGCGCCGAAGAAGCAAGCCCCAGGATCATACTGACCCTT GGATTTATAAACCAGTAGAGTACTGGCAAATTGAGGATCAAACATCCAGACCATCGAAGAGACGCCATGGATCATCAGTTTTCACACTCAAGGAGATGGAGGTGGCAACATGCTCTTTCAGTGATGAGAATCTGCTTGGAAAAGGAGGATTTGGCCGAGTCTACAAGGGCTCCCTGCGATCAGGAGAG GTTGTTGCAATCAAGAAGATGGAGTTGCCGTCATTCAAAGAAGCCGAAGGAGAACATGAGTTCCGTGTAGAAGTTGATATCTTTAGCAGACTTGACCATCCAAATCTGGTTTCGTTGATAGGTTATTGTGCAGATGGGAAGCACCGGTTTCTAGTCTATGAATACATGCAAAAAGGGAACCTACAAGATCACTTAAATG GTATTGGGGAAACAAAAATGGATTGGCCCTCAAGGCTCAAATTGGCACTTGGTGCTGCCAGGGGACTTGCTTATCTCCACTCTAGTTCTGCTGTTGGAATCCCTATAGTTCACAGAGATTTTAAGTCCACCAATGTTCTTCTAAATGCCAACTTTGAAGCAAAG ATATCGGATTTTGGACTAGCCAAACTGCTGCCAGAGGGTCAGGAGACTTCTGTTACTGCCAGATTTCTCGGCACATTTGGCTATTTTGATCCTGAGTATACATCG ACTGGAAAACTAACATTACAAAGTGATGTTTATGCATTCGGAGTGGTTCTTCTAGAGCTATTAACAGGACGCAGAGCTGTAGACATAAACCAGGGGCCAAATTATCAAAACCTTGTACTCCAG GTTAGGCACATACTGAATGACCGGAAAAAACTACTTAAGTTGATTGATCCAGATATGGGTCGAAATTCATACACCATTGAATCTATAGCTATGTTTACAAAACTGGCATCACGCTGTGTCCGTGTTGAGAGTGGAGACCGACCCTCGATGCCAGAATGTGTAAAAGAACTCCAATTGGTTTTCTGTACAAATGTAAAAGGCAGAGGTTTGGGTTTCAGGATGGGTTGA